The genomic segment GTTCAATTTTCTCAGAGCATTTCCCAAGCGATGCGGCGGCATTATGTGTGCCTCAGGAAGCGAGTGTAGCTTGTAGTACAAAAATCGCTTTAGAGTGGGATGAGGCTTTCAAAAACTTAAACGATCCATCTGGTAGAGCAGTAGCAAGTGTTCACGATGATGCCTATGTTAAAGCATAAACAAGTTTAATTATTAGAATTAGTATATATATTGCGGGAAAGACGTTCTTTATTGAGAACGTCTTTCTTGTCTAAAATTGTTAAATTCTATATTTCAGCTCTTTATATAAAAATTTCAGCAATTATTTAACTTACTTTTTTTATATTTGGCATTCCCCGAAAAAAGTTAAATACCTCAGATTTTAATATTGAAAATGTAGGAAAGCAAAAAATAATATTTAGTTTTGCTTTCAAGTGAGAATTTTAATGATTTTTTAATGTTTGGCTTATTTTGAGCTCATACAGAGAAATAAAAACAAAAAATAAATAATTATGTCTGGATTATTGGCCGTTATTGGTAAAGGAAAAGACCCGCAGTTTGTAAAAGAACTTTCAGAAAGAATGTCGCATCGCGGCCCTGATGAAAGTGATTTACACATCATGGAAAATGGAAGTATACTTTGTCATGAAAGTTTATCTATTATCGATCTGCAATCGGGAAAACAGCCTATTCAGGGAACAAATAAAGCATGGATGGTTCATGATGGAGAGATCTATAACTATCAACAGCTAAAAAACACGGTTTTAAAAGATCATACTTTTAGAACCAATTCAGATTCTGAAGTTATCGTGCATTTGTACGAAGAATTCGGATATGATTTTTGTAATAAACTTGACGGCGATTTTGCTTTCGTAATTATCGACGGAGATAAATATATTGCCGGAAGAGACCCTATTGGAGTTAAACCTCTGTATTATGGACTGGATGAAAGAGGAAGAATTTATTTTTCTTCGGAAATGAAATCAATTGCAGATCAATGTAAATCGTTTTCAACATTTCCTCCGGGACATTATTATACAGCAAAAAGTGGTTTCGTAAAATATTACCACCCGGAATATGAGGATCATAAAAATGCTGTTCAGCCTCTAAATTTAGAACTAATTAGAGAAAGTCTTATTGAAGCAACACGAAAAAGATTAATGAGCGAAGTACCTGTTGGAGTTATTCTTTCAGGAGGATTAGACACTTCTTTAATTACATCAATTGCGTCAAGATTATTAAAAGAAAATGGTAAAAAACTGCCTTCTTTTTCGATTGGTTTAGATGCCGATGCGCCGGATAATATTATGGCCAGAAAAGCCGCAGAATTTCTGGGAACAGATCACCATGAAATTCATTTTACTATAGAAGAAGGAGTAGAGATATTAGAAAAAGTAATTTCGCATATAGAAACTTACGATATTATTTCGGTTCGTTCCGGAGTTCCAATGTATTTATTGTCAAAAGCAATTATTGATAAAGGAGTAAAAGTTGTTCTTTCGGGAGAAGGAGCTGATGAAATTTTTGGAGGACATTTGTATTTTAGAAATGCGCCTTCAGCAGAAGAATTTCAGGATGAAACAATAGAAAGAGTTCAGAAACTTTTTACTGCTGATTTACTTCGCGTTGACAAAACGACAATGGCAAACGGAATCGAAGCGAGAGTTCCGTTTTTAGATAAAGATTTTTTAGATGTTACTATTCGAATTAAAACCGAAGAAAAACAGCCAAAAACCTATGACGGAATTGAAAAATACATTCTAAGAAAAGCTTTTGATACACCGGAAAATCCGTATTTGCCAAAAGAAGTTTTGTGGAGACAAAAAGAACAATTCTCTGATGGAGTAGGATATAACTGGGTAGATGCTTTGATAGAATATTGTTCGTCTCAGGTAACAGATGAGCAATTGGCAGGAGCTTCGGCAGAATTTCCGTATAACACACCTACAACAAAAGAAGCGTATTATTACAGATTAATTTTTCATAAATATTATCCACAGGTAAGTGCGGCACAAACGGTTCGTAAATGGATTCCGAAATGGCAGGAAAACCTTGATCCGAGCGGTAGAGCAAATGCTGCTCACTTGCAGGGAAATTTTGAAAATGTAAAATCTGGAGTAGCAGTTTAAGTAATAATATTTCAAATTTTAAATTCCAAATTACAATATGGAATTTAAAAAAATATAAAACCGAAACGAAATTTAGTATTCGTTTCGGTTTTTTTTATGATCAGAATTTTAGCCTTTAAGTTATTTCCTAAATCTTAGTTAATGTAGGTTTTCCCTTTAAGAAAA from the Flavobacterium sp. genome contains:
- the asnB gene encoding asparagine synthase B, which translates into the protein MSGLLAVIGKGKDPQFVKELSERMSHRGPDESDLHIMENGSILCHESLSIIDLQSGKQPIQGTNKAWMVHDGEIYNYQQLKNTVLKDHTFRTNSDSEVIVHLYEEFGYDFCNKLDGDFAFVIIDGDKYIAGRDPIGVKPLYYGLDERGRIYFSSEMKSIADQCKSFSTFPPGHYYTAKSGFVKYYHPEYEDHKNAVQPLNLELIRESLIEATRKRLMSEVPVGVILSGGLDTSLITSIASRLLKENGKKLPSFSIGLDADAPDNIMARKAAEFLGTDHHEIHFTIEEGVEILEKVISHIETYDIISVRSGVPMYLLSKAIIDKGVKVVLSGEGADEIFGGHLYFRNAPSAEEFQDETIERVQKLFTADLLRVDKTTMANGIEARVPFLDKDFLDVTIRIKTEEKQPKTYDGIEKYILRKAFDTPENPYLPKEVLWRQKEQFSDGVGYNWVDALIEYCSSQVTDEQLAGASAEFPYNTPTTKEAYYYRLIFHKYYPQVSAAQTVRKWIPKWQENLDPSGRANAAHLQGNFENVKSGVAV